A window of the Streptomyces albireticuli genome harbors these coding sequences:
- the mnmA gene encoding tRNA 2-thiouridine(34) synthase MnmA gives MTESLGFPGAPDPTAPRKGLRVLAAMSGGVDSAVAAARAAEAGHDVTGVHLALSANPQSFRTGARGCCTIEDSRDARRAADVIGIPFYVWDLAERFREDVVDDFIAEYEAGRTPNPCLRCNEKIKFAALLDKALALGFDAVCTGHYATVVLKDDGSRELHRASDMAKDQSYVLGVLDEKQLAHAMFPLGDTLTTKEEIRAEAERRGLAVAKKPDSHDICFIADGDTQGFLAKHLGTAEGDIVDESGAKVGTHEGAYGFTIGQRKGLRIGHPAPDGKPRYVLDISPVNNTVTVGPVEALDVTALTAIKPRWCGVAPAGPGTYTAQLRAHGGETEVSAELVGGELRVSFTEPVRGVAPGQAIVLYDGTRVVGSATIATTERAVAGVVTSG, from the coding sequence ATGACTGAATCCCTCGGCTTCCCCGGTGCCCCCGACCCCACGGCCCCCCGCAAGGGACTGCGCGTGCTCGCCGCCATGTCCGGCGGCGTCGACTCCGCCGTCGCCGCCGCCCGCGCCGCCGAAGCCGGGCACGACGTGACGGGCGTGCACCTCGCGCTCTCCGCGAACCCGCAGTCCTTCCGTACGGGCGCCCGCGGCTGCTGCACCATCGAGGACTCGCGCGACGCCCGCCGCGCCGCCGACGTGATCGGGATCCCCTTCTATGTCTGGGACCTCGCCGAGCGCTTCCGCGAGGACGTCGTCGACGACTTCATCGCGGAGTACGAGGCGGGCCGCACCCCCAACCCGTGCCTCCGCTGCAACGAGAAGATCAAGTTCGCGGCGCTGCTGGACAAGGCGCTCGCGCTGGGCTTCGACGCGGTCTGCACGGGGCACTACGCGACGGTCGTCCTGAAGGACGACGGCAGCCGTGAGCTGCACCGCGCGAGCGACATGGCCAAGGACCAGAGCTACGTCCTCGGCGTGCTGGACGAGAAGCAGCTCGCCCACGCGATGTTCCCCCTGGGTGACACGCTCACCACCAAGGAGGAGATCCGGGCGGAGGCGGAGCGGCGCGGCCTGGCCGTCGCCAAGAAGCCGGACAGCCACGACATCTGCTTCATCGCCGACGGCGACACCCAGGGCTTCCTGGCGAAGCACCTCGGCACCGCCGAGGGCGACATCGTCGACGAGTCCGGCGCCAAGGTGGGCACGCACGAGGGCGCGTACGGCTTCACCATCGGCCAGCGCAAGGGCCTGCGCATCGGGCACCCGGCCCCGGACGGCAAGCCGCGCTACGTCCTGGACATCTCCCCGGTGAACAACACCGTGACGGTCGGCCCGGTGGAGGCGCTGGACGTCACCGCCCTCACCGCGATCAAGCCCCGCTGGTGCGGCGTCGCCCCAGCCGGCCCCGGCACGTACACCGCCCAGCTGCGCGCGCACGGCGGCGAGACGGAGGTCTCGGCCGAGCTGGTCGGCGGCGAGCTGCGGGTGAGCTTCACCGAGCCGGTCCGCGGCGTGGCCCCGGGCCAGGCGATCGTGCTCTACGACGGCACCCGCGTGGTCGGCTCGGCGACGATCGCGACCACGGAGCGGGCGGTTGCCGGAGTGGTCACCTCTGGTTGA
- a CDS encoding ABC transporter permease, translated as MFAYIVRRLFAAIVMLLVVILVTFGIFFAIPKFTGTDPALMYVGKQADPEAIEGIRQKLGLGKPILEQFWDFVTGLFAGRDYSGGGTSAHCPAPCFGYSFKHDLPIWPELKEKLPVTLTLAGGACVLWVTGGVLTGVVSALKRGTLWDRTAMTVALAGVSLPIYFTALLSLAVFKYQLGWAESAGTAFADDPAGWFRGMILPWVTLAFLYAAMYARLTRATMLEVLGEDYIRTARAKGLREPVVIGKHAMRSTMTPILTILGMDLGALVGGAILTETAFSIKGLGAAAVTAINERDLPMILGVTLITASAVVFANVVVDLLYAVIDPRVRLS; from the coding sequence GTGTTCGCATATATCGTCAGGCGACTGTTCGCCGCCATCGTGATGCTGCTCGTCGTCATCCTCGTGACCTTCGGCATCTTCTTCGCGATCCCGAAGTTCACCGGGACCGACCCCGCGCTGATGTACGTCGGCAAACAGGCGGACCCGGAGGCCATCGAGGGCATCCGGCAGAAGCTGGGCCTCGGCAAACCCATCCTCGAACAGTTCTGGGACTTCGTCACCGGGCTCTTCGCCGGCCGTGACTACAGCGGCGGCGGCACGAGCGCCCACTGCCCGGCCCCCTGCTTCGGCTACTCCTTCAAGCACGACCTGCCCATCTGGCCCGAGCTGAAGGAGAAGCTGCCCGTCACCCTGACGCTCGCGGGCGGCGCCTGCGTGCTGTGGGTCACCGGCGGCGTCCTCACCGGCGTCGTCTCCGCCCTCAAGCGCGGCACCCTGTGGGACCGCACCGCGATGACCGTGGCGCTGGCCGGCGTCTCGCTGCCGATCTACTTCACGGCGCTGCTCTCCCTCGCCGTCTTCAAGTACCAGCTCGGCTGGGCCGAGAGCGCCGGCACCGCGTTCGCCGACGACCCGGCGGGCTGGTTCCGGGGCATGATCCTGCCCTGGGTCACCCTCGCCTTCCTCTACGCGGCGATGTACGCCCGCCTCACCCGGGCCACCATGCTGGAGGTCCTCGGGGAGGACTACATCCGCACCGCCCGCGCCAAGGGCCTGCGGGAACCGGTGGTCATCGGCAAGCACGCGATGCGCTCCACCATGACCCCGATCCTCACCATCCTCGGCATGGACCTGGGCGCGCTGGTCGGCGGCGCGATCCTCACCGAGACCGCCTTCAGCATCAAGGGTCTCGGCGCGGCGGCGGTCACCGCGATCAACGAGCGGGACCTGCCGATGATCCTGGGCGTCACCCTGATCACGGCCTCCGCCGTCGTGTTCGCCAACGTCGTCGTGGACCTGCTGTACGCCGTGATCGACCCGCGAGTGAGGCTCTCATGA
- a CDS encoding trimeric intracellular cation channel family protein: protein MLTDLFSPSVQHSLDLAGIFVFAISGALLAVRKNFDVFGMAVLAEVTALGGGLLRDLIIGAVPPAAFTDLGYFLTPLFATLIVFFLHPEVERITKAVGVFDAAGLGLFCVAGTVKAYEHGLGLTFAATLGLATAVGGGVLRDILAHEVPSLLRWDRDLYAVPAMVGAAMAALLIRFGSLNGTTIVAPVLTAFVLRLMAMKFHWRAPRAWHRRSAATEEV from the coding sequence GTGCTCACCGATCTGTTCAGTCCCTCCGTCCAGCACTCGCTGGATCTCGCCGGGATCTTCGTCTTCGCGATCTCCGGCGCCCTGCTCGCCGTCCGCAAGAATTTCGACGTCTTCGGCATGGCGGTGCTGGCGGAGGTCACGGCGCTGGGCGGAGGTCTCCTGCGGGACCTGATCATCGGTGCGGTGCCGCCCGCCGCCTTCACCGACCTCGGCTACTTCCTGACCCCGCTGTTCGCCACGCTGATCGTCTTCTTCCTGCACCCGGAGGTCGAGCGGATCACCAAGGCGGTGGGGGTCTTCGACGCGGCCGGGCTCGGGCTGTTCTGCGTGGCCGGCACGGTCAAGGCGTACGAGCACGGGCTCGGCCTCACCTTCGCCGCCACGCTGGGCCTGGCCACGGCGGTCGGCGGCGGTGTGCTGCGCGACATCCTCGCCCACGAGGTGCCGTCGCTGCTGCGCTGGGACCGCGACCTCTACGCGGTGCCCGCGATGGTGGGCGCGGCGATGGCCGCGCTGCTGATCCGCTTCGGGTCGCTCAACGGGACGACGATCGTGGCCCCGGTGCTCACGGCGTTCGTGCTGCGGCTGATGGCGATGAAGTTCCACTGGCGGGCGCCGCGGGCGTGGCACCGGAGGAGTGCGGCGACGGAGGAGGTCTGA
- a CDS encoding helix-turn-helix transcriptional regulator, with product MKSDRLLSILLLLQTRGRVTAAELAERLDVSVRTIYRDIDSLSTAGVPVYAERGRHGGVALLPGFRTDVTGLTADEARALFVLASRSAHADLGLDGALGSALRKVMAALPAPHRPAAEATSRRILVDPVRWLTGPAAEVRLDELNAAVFADRRLRLRYRHGGESEPRTYTVDPYGLVAKAGVWYLVADRRARPRLFRADRVAAVTVTDRPVRHRPGVELADAWEELRRRVERRPAEFRVTATVRRARLDMFLRIAGYQLAGPPSDGDPATVELLLPEARAARQLLSFGPDVEVLAPEEVREDLAAVAARTVELYGGGGRSERAGAPAAGLSPPRPFPNRGQAPGPRPR from the coding sequence GTGAAATCCGACCGTCTGCTGTCGATACTGCTGCTGCTCCAGACCCGGGGCCGGGTCACCGCCGCCGAGCTCGCCGAGCGCCTCGACGTCTCCGTCCGCACCATCTACCGCGACATCGACTCCCTCTCCACGGCCGGCGTGCCGGTCTACGCCGAGCGGGGCCGGCACGGCGGCGTCGCGCTGCTCCCTGGCTTCCGCACGGACGTCACCGGCCTGACGGCCGACGAGGCGCGGGCCCTGTTCGTCCTCGCCTCCCGGAGCGCCCACGCCGACCTGGGCCTCGACGGGGCCCTCGGCTCCGCGCTGCGCAAGGTCATGGCCGCCTTGCCCGCCCCGCACCGCCCGGCCGCCGAGGCCACCAGCCGGCGCATCCTCGTCGACCCCGTCCGCTGGCTGACCGGCCCGGCCGCCGAGGTCCGGCTGGACGAGCTGAACGCCGCGGTCTTCGCCGACCGGCGGCTGCGGCTGCGCTACCGCCACGGCGGCGAGAGCGAACCGAGGACCTACACCGTCGATCCGTACGGGCTCGTGGCCAAGGCCGGTGTCTGGTACCTGGTCGCCGACCGGCGCGCACGGCCGCGGCTCTTCCGCGCCGACCGGGTGGCCGCCGTGACGGTCACCGACCGGCCCGTGCGCCACCGGCCCGGCGTGGAACTGGCGGACGCGTGGGAGGAACTGCGCCGCCGGGTCGAGCGGCGCCCGGCGGAGTTCCGGGTGACGGCGACGGTGCGGCGGGCCCGGCTCGACATGTTCCTGCGCATCGCCGGCTACCAGCTCGCCGGCCCGCCCTCCGACGGCGACCCGGCCACCGTCGAGCTTCTCCTGCCGGAGGCCCGCGCGGCGCGGCAGCTGCTGTCCTTCGGCCCGGACGTGGAGGTCCTCGCGCCGGAGGAGGTGCGGGAGGATCTCGCGGCGGTGGCGGCGCGGACGGTGGAGCTGTACGGCGGGGGCGGGAGGTCTGAGCGGGCGGGTGCGCCTGCGGCGGGCTTGTCCCCGCCCCGCCCCTTCCCGAACCGGGGGCAGGCCCCCGGACCCCGGCCGCGCTGA
- a CDS encoding thioesterase family protein produces the protein MAQATIGNSEFDRDTAIRPRVPGEGDGGAPGTAAYDVELSEGWTILGAVNGGYLLSVLGRALGAALPHPDPFTITAHYLTTSRSGPAVVRTQMVRTGRRLSTGQAGLFQFAEDGTEVERIRVLATYGDLGALTDDVRTTAKPPAMPPLEHCLGSDSVPPHLVSELTGRLDLRLDPATANWIEGEPSGRGETRGWFALADGRPADALSLLLAVDALPPTTFEMGLPGWVPTVELTAHIRRRPAAGPLRVTVTTRNLAGGYLEEDVEVWDAEDRLVAQARQLAVTPRG, from the coding sequence ATGGCACAGGCAACCATCGGTAACAGCGAGTTCGACCGGGACACGGCCATCCGGCCGCGGGTCCCCGGCGAGGGGGACGGCGGTGCCCCCGGCACCGCCGCGTACGACGTGGAGCTCTCCGAGGGATGGACCATCCTCGGCGCCGTCAACGGCGGCTACCTCCTGTCCGTGCTGGGCCGCGCCCTGGGCGCCGCCCTGCCGCACCCGGACCCGTTCACGATCACCGCGCACTACCTGACCACCTCCCGGTCCGGGCCCGCCGTCGTCCGCACCCAGATGGTCCGCACCGGCCGCAGGCTCTCGACGGGCCAGGCCGGCCTGTTCCAGTTCGCCGAGGACGGCACCGAGGTCGAGCGGATCCGGGTCCTCGCGACCTACGGCGACCTCGGCGCGCTGACGGACGACGTCCGCACCACGGCCAAGCCGCCCGCCATGCCGCCCCTGGAGCACTGCCTCGGCTCCGACTCCGTCCCGCCCCACCTGGTCAGCGAGCTGACCGGCCGCCTCGACCTCCGCCTCGACCCCGCCACGGCGAACTGGATCGAGGGCGAGCCCAGCGGCCGCGGCGAGACCCGCGGCTGGTTCGCCCTCGCCGACGGCCGCCCCGCCGACGCGCTGTCCCTCCTGCTCGCCGTCGACGCGCTCCCGCCGACCACCTTCGAGATGGGCCTGCCGGGGTGGGTCCCGACGGTCGAGCTCACGGCGCACATCCGCCGCCGGCCGGCGGCGGGGCCGCTGCGGGTGACGGTCACGACGCGGAATCTGGCGGGCGGGTATCTGGAGGAGGACGTGGAGGTCTGGGACGCGGAGGATCGGCTGGTGGCGCAGGCTCGGCAGTTGGCGGTGACGCCGCGGGGGTAG
- a CDS encoding cysteine desulfurase family protein, giving the protein MAYLDHAATTPMLPEAVQAMTAQLALTGNASSLHAAGRRARRTVEESRESLAAALGARPSEVVFTSGGTEADNLAVKGLFWARRDADPARTRVLTSPVEHHAVLDAVHWLGEHEGATVEYLPVDPYGRVHADALREAIARNPDDVALVTVMWANNEIGTIMPVRELAGVAAEFGIPVHADAVQAFGQLDVDFAASGLAAMTVSGHKVGGPYGIGALLLGRQYTPVPVQHGGGQERHVRSGTLDVPAVAAFAVAGTLAAERREAHAREAGALRDELIEAVLAAVPDAVLGGDPDPAGRLPANAHFSFPGCEGDSLLLLLDARGIECSTGSACTAGVAQPSHVVLATGTDPALARGTLRFSFGHTSSRADVRAVADAIGPVVERARTAGLS; this is encoded by the coding sequence ATGGCCTACCTCGACCACGCCGCCACCACCCCGATGCTCCCGGAGGCGGTGCAGGCGATGACCGCCCAGCTCGCCCTCACCGGAAACGCCTCGTCGCTGCACGCCGCGGGCCGCCGTGCCCGCCGTACCGTCGAGGAGTCGCGCGAGTCGCTCGCGGCGGCGCTCGGCGCCCGGCCCAGCGAAGTGGTGTTCACCTCGGGCGGCACCGAAGCCGACAACCTCGCCGTCAAGGGCCTGTTCTGGGCCCGCCGGGACGCCGACCCGGCACGTACGCGCGTCCTCACCTCCCCCGTGGAGCACCACGCCGTCCTCGACGCCGTGCACTGGCTCGGCGAGCACGAGGGGGCGACCGTCGAGTACCTCCCGGTCGACCCCTACGGCCGGGTGCACGCCGACGCCCTGCGCGAGGCCATCGCCCGCAACCCCGACGACGTCGCCCTCGTCACGGTGATGTGGGCGAACAACGAGATCGGCACGATCATGCCGGTCCGTGAACTGGCCGGGGTGGCGGCGGAGTTCGGCATACCCGTGCACGCCGACGCGGTGCAGGCCTTCGGCCAGCTCGACGTCGACTTCGCGGCCTCGGGCCTCGCCGCCATGACCGTCAGCGGCCACAAGGTCGGCGGCCCCTACGGCATCGGCGCCCTGCTGCTGGGCCGCCAGTACACGCCCGTTCCCGTGCAGCACGGCGGCGGGCAGGAGCGGCACGTGCGCTCCGGGACGCTCGACGTGCCGGCCGTCGCCGCGTTCGCCGTCGCGGGCACCCTCGCCGCCGAGCGCCGCGAGGCGCACGCCCGGGAGGCCGGCGCCCTGCGCGACGAGCTGATCGAGGCGGTCCTCGCGGCCGTCCCGGACGCCGTCCTCGGCGGCGACCCCGACCCGGCCGGCCGGCTCCCCGCCAACGCCCACTTCTCCTTCCCCGGCTGCGAGGGCGACTCCCTGCTGCTCCTCCTGGACGCGCGGGGCATCGAATGCTCCACGGGTTCCGCCTGCACGGCGGGGGTGGCCCAGCCCAGCCACGTCGTCCTCGCCACGGGCACGGACCCGGCCCTGGCCCGGGGCACCCTGCGGTTCTCCTTCGGACACACGTCCTCGCGGGCGGACGTACGGGCGGTGGCCGACGCGATCGGCCCGGTGGTCGAGCGGGCGCGCACGGCGGGGCTGAGCTAG
- a CDS encoding ABC transporter substrate-binding protein gives MTTQRTSRRRAAAGAALVVAALVSTAACGGGGGKDDDGGDGKAAGFNAGIGKVASASDKKGGELKFIGTQDADSWDPQRGYYGFMWDFARYYTRTLVTPKAAPGPESTTVVPDMATDTGKISDDKKTYTFTLRPGLTWEDGQPITSRHIKYGIERTWATDKISGGPTWLMQVLDPDKEYKGPYKDQSKDKLGLKAIETPDEKTIIFKLPKPNGDFLQMLALPAAAPVRPDKDTAERYGLKPFSSGPYRFVSYGPNKGLELVRNEKWDKASDPVRKALPDKISVTLITNAEDMDNRLLAGDYDLDINATGMGSAGRQKALKAHKGNVDNPQTGFIRYAAFPKTVAPFDNEHCRKAVIYGADHTSLQTARGGPQAGGDIGVSMLPPAVVGFDESYDPYNLKQGKPDVAKAKEELKACGKPNGFSTTIAVRNNKLAEVATAESLQASLKAIGIEAQIDKYDGAQSTGIIGSPQNVKAKNYGIIIMGWGADFASGQGFLQPITDGRFIQQSGNQNYPELNDPAVNKLFDDGIAEIDPAKAGKIYQEANKKVMEGAWYLPFTYEKNIIWRSSRLTNVYTADAWNGRYDYASLGVVK, from the coding sequence GTGACAACCCAGAGAACTTCGAGGCGGAGGGCGGCCGCAGGGGCGGCCCTCGTGGTCGCGGCCCTGGTCTCCACCGCGGCCTGCGGCGGTGGCGGCGGCAAGGACGACGACGGCGGCGACGGCAAGGCCGCGGGCTTCAACGCGGGCATCGGCAAGGTGGCCTCGGCCTCGGACAAGAAGGGCGGCGAGCTGAAGTTCATCGGCACGCAGGACGCCGACTCCTGGGACCCGCAGCGCGGCTACTACGGGTTCATGTGGGACTTCGCCCGCTACTACACCCGCACCCTGGTCACCCCCAAGGCCGCCCCCGGCCCGGAGAGCACCACGGTGGTGCCGGACATGGCCACCGACACGGGCAAGATCTCGGACGACAAGAAGACCTACACCTTCACCCTGCGCCCCGGACTCACCTGGGAGGACGGGCAGCCGATCACCTCCCGGCACATCAAGTACGGCATCGAGCGCACCTGGGCCACGGACAAGATCTCCGGCGGCCCCACCTGGCTGATGCAGGTCCTGGACCCGGACAAGGAGTACAAGGGCCCGTACAAGGACCAGAGCAAGGACAAGCTGGGCCTGAAGGCGATCGAGACGCCCGACGAGAAGACGATCATCTTCAAACTGCCCAAGCCCAACGGTGACTTCCTCCAGATGCTGGCGCTGCCCGCGGCCGCCCCGGTGCGCCCGGACAAGGACACCGCGGAGCGCTACGGCCTCAAGCCGTTCTCCAGCGGCCCCTACCGGTTCGTCTCGTACGGCCCGAACAAGGGCCTGGAGCTGGTCCGCAACGAGAAGTGGGACAAGGCCTCCGACCCGGTCCGCAAGGCCCTGCCGGACAAGATCTCCGTCACCCTGATCACCAACGCCGAGGACATGGACAACCGGCTGCTCGCCGGCGACTACGACCTCGACATCAACGCGACGGGCATGGGCTCGGCGGGCCGCCAGAAGGCCCTCAAGGCCCACAAGGGCAACGTCGACAACCCGCAGACCGGCTTCATCCGCTACGCGGCCTTCCCCAAGACCGTCGCGCCGTTCGACAACGAGCACTGCCGCAAGGCGGTCATCTACGGCGCCGACCACACCTCGCTCCAGACCGCGCGCGGCGGGCCCCAGGCGGGCGGGGACATCGGCGTCAGCATGCTGCCGCCGGCCGTCGTGGGCTTCGACGAGTCCTACGACCCGTACAACCTCAAGCAGGGCAAGCCCGACGTCGCCAAGGCCAAGGAGGAGCTGAAGGCCTGCGGCAAGCCCAACGGCTTCTCGACCACCATCGCGGTCCGCAACAACAAGCTCGCCGAGGTCGCCACCGCCGAGTCCCTCCAGGCGTCCCTGAAGGCCATCGGCATCGAGGCGCAGATCGACAAGTACGACGGCGCCCAGTCCACCGGCATCATCGGCTCGCCGCAGAACGTCAAGGCCAAGAACTACGGGATCATCATCATGGGCTGGGGCGCCGACTTCGCCAGCGGCCAGGGCTTCCTCCAGCCGATCACGGACGGCCGCTTCATCCAGCAGAGCGGCAACCAGAACTACCCCGAGCTCAACGACCCCGCGGTCAACAAGCTCTTCGACGACGGCATCGCCGAGATCGACCCGGCCAAGGCCGGAAAGATCTACCAGGAGGCCAACAAGAAGGTCATGGAGGGCGCCTGGTACCTGCCCTTCACCTACGAGAAGAACATCATCTGGCGCAGCTCGCGGCTGACCAACGTCTACACGGCCGACGCCTGGAACGGCCGTTACGACTACGCCTCGCTGGGTGTCGTCAAGTGA
- a CDS encoding ABC transporter ATP-binding protein — MSIPEQQAPGGPEPILRVKGLVKHFPITKGLLRRQIGAVQAVDGLTFDVLAGETLGVVGESGCGKSTMGRLITRLLEPTGGTVEFQGKDITHLGVAGMRPMRRDVQMIFQDPYSSLNPRHTVGTIVGAPFRLQRITPEGGVKKEVQRLLGLVGLNPEHYNRYPHEFSGGQRQRIGIARALALNPKLVVADEPVSALDVSIQAQVVNLLDDLQTELGLTYVIIAHDLSVIRHVSDRIAVMYLGKLVELADRSSLYARPMHPYTKALLSAVPVPDPGRRTKRERILLKGDVPSPISPPSGCRFHTRCWKATEVCGTQEPALVALEPGHQVACHHPESVPEPAAAASTV; from the coding sequence ATGAGCATCCCCGAACAGCAGGCGCCCGGCGGGCCGGAGCCGATCCTCAGGGTGAAGGGCCTGGTCAAGCACTTCCCGATCACCAAGGGGCTGCTGCGCCGGCAGATCGGCGCGGTGCAGGCCGTGGACGGCCTGACCTTCGACGTCCTCGCGGGGGAGACCCTGGGCGTGGTGGGGGAGTCCGGCTGCGGGAAGTCCACCATGGGCCGGCTGATCACCCGGCTGCTGGAGCCCACCGGCGGCACGGTGGAGTTCCAGGGCAAGGACATCACCCACCTCGGGGTCGCGGGCATGCGCCCGATGCGCCGCGACGTCCAGATGATCTTCCAGGACCCGTACTCCTCGCTGAACCCCCGGCACACCGTCGGCACCATCGTCGGCGCGCCCTTCCGGCTCCAGCGGATCACGCCCGAGGGCGGGGTGAAGAAGGAGGTCCAGCGGCTGCTGGGGCTGGTCGGCCTGAACCCGGAGCACTACAACCGCTACCCGCACGAGTTCTCCGGCGGCCAGCGGCAGCGCATCGGCATCGCGCGGGCGCTCGCCCTCAATCCGAAGCTGGTGGTCGCGGACGAGCCCGTGTCGGCGCTCGACGTGTCGATCCAGGCGCAGGTGGTCAACCTGCTGGACGACCTCCAGACCGAACTGGGCCTGACCTACGTGATCATCGCCCACGACCTGTCGGTCATCCGCCACGTCTCGGACCGGATCGCGGTGATGTACCTGGGCAAACTGGTGGAACTGGCCGACCGTTCGTCCCTCTACGCCCGGCCCATGCACCCGTACACCAAGGCGCTGCTGTCCGCGGTGCCGGTGCCGGACCCGGGAAGGCGGACGAAGCGGGAGCGCATCCTCCTCAAGGGCGACGTGCCCTCGCCGATCTCCCCGCCGTCCGGGTGCCGCTTCCACACCCGGTGCTGGAAGGCGACGGAGGTGTGCGGGACGCAGGAACCGGCGCTGGTGGCACTGGAGCCGGGGCACCAGGTGGCCTGCCACCACCCGGAGTCCGTGCCGGAGCCGGCGGCCGCCGCGTCCACGGTCTGA
- a CDS encoding ABC transporter ATP-binding protein produces the protein MTDLHRTGAVGEPVRPDTAPPAAYLDVRDLRIHFPTDDGLVKSVDGLSFRLERGRTLGIVGESGSGKSVTSLGIMGLHTVGQYGRGKARISGEIWLDGKELMTADPDEVRRLRGREMAMIFQDPLSAMHPYFTVGHQIVEAYRVHNDVDKKTARKRAVELLDRVGIPQPDRRVDDYPHQFSGGMRQRAMIAMALVNNPDLLIADEPTTALDVTVQAQILDLIRDLQKEFGSAVIVITHDLGVVAELADDILVMYGGRCVERGPAEQVFHTPQHPYTWGLLGSMPRIDREQTERLIPVKGSPPSLINVPAGCAFNPRCPYADVPADGITRTERPELRPVAGAEGGRHHSACHMSQEERTRIWTEEIAPKL, from the coding sequence ATGACCGACCTGCACAGGACGGGGGCCGTCGGCGAGCCCGTACGCCCGGACACCGCGCCGCCCGCCGCCTATCTCGACGTGCGCGACCTGCGCATCCACTTCCCCACCGACGACGGCCTGGTGAAGTCCGTCGACGGGCTGTCCTTCCGGCTGGAGCGGGGCAGGACCCTCGGCATCGTCGGGGAGTCCGGCTCCGGGAAGTCGGTCACCTCGCTCGGCATCATGGGCCTGCACACCGTCGGCCAGTACGGGCGCGGCAAGGCCCGGATCTCCGGGGAGATCTGGCTGGACGGCAAGGAGCTGATGACCGCCGACCCGGACGAGGTGCGGCGGCTGCGCGGCCGCGAGATGGCGATGATCTTCCAGGACCCGCTGTCGGCCATGCACCCCTACTTCACCGTCGGCCACCAGATCGTCGAGGCCTACCGGGTCCACAACGACGTCGACAAGAAGACCGCCCGCAAGCGCGCCGTCGAGCTCCTGGACCGGGTCGGCATCCCCCAGCCCGACCGGCGCGTGGACGACTACCCGCACCAGTTCTCCGGCGGCATGCGCCAGCGCGCGATGATCGCGATGGCGCTGGTCAACAACCCCGACCTGCTCATCGCGGACGAGCCGACCACCGCCCTGGACGTCACCGTGCAGGCGCAGATCCTCGACCTGATCCGCGACCTCCAGAAGGAGTTCGGCTCGGCGGTCATCGTGATCACCCACGACCTGGGGGTCGTCGCCGAGCTCGCCGACGACATCCTGGTGATGTACGGCGGCCGGTGCGTCGAACGCGGCCCGGCGGAGCAGGTCTTCCACACCCCGCAGCACCCCTACACCTGGGGGCTGCTCGGCTCGATGCCCCGGATCGACCGGGAGCAGACCGAGCGGCTGATCCCGGTCAAGGGGTCCCCGCCCAGCCTGATCAACGTGCCGGCCGGCTGCGCCTTCAACCCGCGCTGCCCCTACGCCGACGTCCCGGCGGACGGCATCACCCGCACCGAGCGCCCCGAGCTGCGGCCCGTCGCCGGCGCCGAGGGCGGCCGGCACCACTCCGCCTGCCACATGTCCCAGGAGGAGCGGACCCGCATCTGGACCGAAGAGATCGCGCCCAAGCTGTGA
- a CDS encoding TIGR03086 family metal-binding protein — protein MSATPDVTADPRRLLDRAVAQLAGLVAVVPADRLGDPTPCTEFDVRALLGHLVAGAHDGAELGETGTVEWSGPPEGVADDGWSAAYEEARARLVAAWADDAKLARTVKVEWGEFPGAVYLTSGMVLETVAHTWDLSRALGHPLPLDPELAELVLGWAERFLPAGRRGEGVPFGEVRAVPAGADAYGRLAGWLGREV, from the coding sequence ATGAGCGCCACGCCCGACGTCACCGCCGACCCCCGTCGCCTCCTCGACCGCGCCGTCGCCCAGCTGGCCGGGCTCGTCGCGGTCGTGCCCGCGGACCGGCTCGGCGACCCGACCCCCTGTACCGAGTTCGACGTCCGCGCCCTGCTCGGCCACCTCGTGGCGGGGGCGCACGACGGCGCGGAGCTGGGCGAGACGGGCACGGTCGAGTGGAGCGGGCCGCCGGAGGGTGTGGCGGACGACGGCTGGTCCGCCGCCTACGAGGAGGCCCGCGCGCGGCTGGTCGCGGCGTGGGCGGACGACGCGAAGCTCGCGCGGACGGTGAAGGTGGAGTGGGGCGAGTTCCCGGGCGCGGTCTATCTGACGTCGGGGATGGTGCTGGAGACGGTCGCCCACACCTGGGACCTCTCCCGGGCCCTGGGTCACCCGCTGCCGCTGGACCCGGAGCTCGCGGAGCTGGTGCTGGGCTGGGCGGAGCGGTTCCTGCCGGCGGGGCGGCGGGGTGAGGGGGTGCCGTTCGGGGAGGTACGGGCGGTGCCCGCGGGGGCGGACGCGTATGGGCGACTGGCGGGGTGGCTGGGGCGCGAGGTCTGA